The Microbacterium foliorum genome has a window encoding:
- a CDS encoding HdeD family acid-resistance protein — MTDPLAAGAGSLVKSIRIVLAVSGAIALLAGIVLLVWPVKSAVIVTAIFASYLVVAGLVYIGLAVFSRIEGGWARIGHIVLGLIYIVAGVIAFANLGVAAATLALVVVIFIGISWIVDGVVALSLLGQDGSRVWTLLYALLSIVAGIVVLFSPLYAAAVLWLVLGISLVALGLVQLVRAITLGKDAKTLAAARSDAAS; from the coding sequence ATGACCGATCCGCTCGCTGCAGGAGCCGGTTCCCTCGTCAAGTCCATCCGCATCGTCCTCGCGGTCTCGGGTGCGATCGCCCTCCTGGCAGGCATCGTGCTGCTGGTATGGCCCGTCAAGTCCGCCGTCATCGTCACCGCCATCTTCGCCTCCTATCTCGTCGTCGCCGGTCTCGTCTACATCGGTCTCGCCGTCTTCTCTCGCATCGAGGGCGGCTGGGCCCGGATCGGCCACATCGTGCTCGGCCTGATCTACATCGTGGCGGGCGTGATCGCCTTCGCGAACCTCGGTGTGGCCGCCGCGACCCTCGCGCTCGTGGTGGTGATCTTCATCGGCATCAGCTGGATCGTCGACGGTGTGGTCGCGCTGTCGCTGCTCGGACAGGACGGCTCGCGTGTCTGGACGCTGCTCTACGCCCTGCTCAGCATCGTCGCCGGAATCGTGGTGCTCTTCTCACCGCTCTACGCCGCAGCCGTGCTGTGGTTGGTGCTGGGGATCTCGCTCGTCGCACTCGGTCTGGTGCAGCTCGTCCGCGCGATCACGCTCGGGAAGGATGCGAAGACCCTCGCGGCTGCCCGGAGCGACGCCGCGAGCTGA
- a CDS encoding VOC family protein, translating to MNISIHYAFLPHTDAEAALGFYRDALGFEVRNDVGYDGLRWLTVGPEGQPETSIVLHPPATDPGITEAERRTVLELIAKGSYGALTLASDDLDALFDRLVAHGAEVVQEPLDQPYGVRDCAFRDPAGNLLRINQAG from the coding sequence ATGAACATCAGCATCCACTACGCATTCCTTCCGCACACGGATGCCGAGGCGGCCCTCGGCTTCTACCGCGACGCCCTCGGCTTCGAGGTGCGCAACGACGTCGGCTACGACGGGCTGCGCTGGCTGACCGTCGGCCCGGAGGGGCAGCCCGAGACGTCGATCGTGCTGCATCCGCCCGCCACCGATCCCGGGATCACCGAGGCCGAACGACGGACCGTCCTCGAACTGATCGCGAAGGGCAGCTACGGCGCGCTGACCCTCGCGAGCGACGACCTCGATGCCCTGTTCGACCGCCTCGTCGCTCACGGGGCCGAGGTGGTGCAGGAGCCACTCGACCAGCCGTACGGTGTGCGGGACTGCGCGTTCCGCGATCCGGCAGGCAACCTTCTCCGTATCAACCAGGCCGGCTGA
- a CDS encoding RNA polymerase-binding protein RbpA: MADRSLRGIRLGAQSLQSEEGVVFMERRETTYICDTCAHVTNLMFSADAEPPQTWECRACGAEARLNVDGKAVTLDATDEKAARTHWDMLLERRSRAELEELLEERLAFIRARRGAGEDPTREKIGA, encoded by the coding sequence ATGGCAGATCGCAGCCTACGCGGCATCCGACTCGGCGCCCAGAGCCTACAGAGCGAAGAGGGCGTCGTCTTCATGGAGCGCCGTGAAACCACCTACATCTGTGACACCTGCGCGCATGTCACGAACCTCATGTTCTCTGCGGACGCGGAGCCCCCGCAGACCTGGGAGTGCCGCGCCTGTGGCGCAGAGGCACGCCTGAACGTCGACGGCAAGGCCGTCACGCTCGATGCCACCGACGAGAAGGCCGCACGCACCCACTGGGACATGCTGCTGGAGCGTCGCAGCAGGGCAGAGCTCGAAGAACTCCTCGAAGAGCGTCTCGCGTTCATCCGCGCCCGCCGCGGTGCCGGAGAAGATCCGACCCGCGAGAAGATCGGCGCCTAG
- a CDS encoding SPFH domain-containing protein: MNDASFIPTAILWVFVIAVIIFVLVTLARSIRIIPQATAGVVERLGRYHKTLMPGLNILVPFIDRLRPLIDMREQVVSFPPQPVITEDNLVVSIDTVVYFQVTDARAATYEIANYLGAVEQLTTTTLRNVVGGLNLEEALTSRDNINGQLRVVLDEATGKWGIRVGRVELKAIDPPLSIQDSMEKQMRAERDRRAAILTAEGTKQSAILEAEGARQAEILRAEGDKQAAVLRAQGEAEAIQNVFTAIHQGEPDDKLLAYQYLQMLPKISEGQSNKLWIIPSELTEALKGIGSAFTPKPGQPPTNYPGA, from the coding sequence GTGAACGACGCTTCGTTCATCCCCACCGCGATCCTGTGGGTCTTCGTCATCGCAGTGATCATCTTCGTGCTGGTCACGCTGGCCCGATCGATCCGCATCATCCCGCAGGCCACGGCCGGTGTCGTGGAGCGCCTGGGCCGCTATCACAAGACGCTCATGCCCGGACTCAACATCCTGGTGCCGTTCATCGATCGCCTGCGTCCTCTGATCGACATGCGAGAGCAGGTCGTCTCGTTCCCGCCGCAGCCGGTCATCACCGAGGACAACCTCGTCGTCTCGATCGACACCGTGGTGTATTTCCAGGTGACCGACGCCCGTGCGGCGACATACGAGATCGCCAACTATCTCGGCGCGGTCGAGCAGCTGACGACCACCACCCTCCGAAACGTCGTCGGTGGGCTCAACCTCGAAGAGGCTCTGACCAGCCGAGACAACATCAACGGCCAGCTCCGCGTCGTCCTCGACGAGGCGACCGGCAAGTGGGGCATCCGCGTCGGCCGCGTCGAGCTCAAGGCCATCGACCCGCCGCTGTCCATCCAGGACTCCATGGAGAAGCAGATGCGCGCAGAGCGTGACCGCCGCGCCGCGATCCTCACAGCGGAGGGCACGAAGCAGTCCGCGATCCTCGAAGCAGAGGGTGCACGTCAGGCCGAGATCCTGCGCGCCGAGGGCGACAAGCAGGCCGCGGTCCTGCGTGCTCAGGGCGAGGCGGAGGCCATTCAGAACGTCTTCACGGCGATCCACCAGGGTGAGCCCGACGACAAGCTGCTCGCCTACCAGTACCTGCAGATGCTCCCGAAGATCAGCGAGGGGCAGTCGAACAAGCTCTGGATCATCCCGAGCGAGCTCACCGAGGCGCTCAAGGGCATCGGAAGCGCATTCACGCCCAAGCCCGGCCAGCCGCCGACGAACTACCCCGGCGCGTGA
- a CDS encoding helix-turn-helix transcriptional regulator: protein MRRVRDRIDREYALPLDVEALARGVHMSAGHLSRRFKETYGESPYSYLMTRRIERAMALLRLGDLSVTEVCIAVGGSSLGTFSTRFTELVGVSPRVYRERAATLDGIPTVHAKHVVRPIRNQEAPRPETHLT, encoded by the coding sequence ATGCGTCGGGTGCGCGACCGCATCGATCGCGAGTACGCGCTGCCCCTCGATGTCGAGGCGCTGGCGAGAGGCGTGCACATGTCGGCGGGTCACCTGAGTCGCCGCTTCAAGGAGACGTACGGCGAATCACCGTACTCGTATCTGATGACACGTCGGATCGAGCGCGCCATGGCACTGCTCAGGCTCGGCGACCTCTCGGTCACCGAGGTCTGCATCGCCGTCGGCGGCTCTTCGCTGGGGACATTCAGCACCAGATTCACCGAGCTGGTCGGTGTCTCACCCCGGGTGTACCGTGAACGCGCCGCCACTCTCGACGGCATCCCGACCGTCCACGCCAAGCACGTCGTCAGACCGATCAGGAATCAAGAAGCACCGCGCCCGGAGACCCACCTAACCTGA
- a CDS encoding SDR family oxidoreductase, whose translation MTDVLPAGSLDGKVALVTGSSRGIGADTVRYLAEAGADVVINFRNKAPRAQKLATELRALGRRVLVVGADLTDPSSVAEMFDAVTAEFGRLDVLVLNASGGMESGMAADYALTLNRDAQLSVLDAATPLLGDGARVVFVTSHQAHFIRTTPTMPEYEPVALSKRAGEDALRERIPALADRGVGFTVVSGDMIEGTITATLLERANPGAIAERRESAGKLYNVSEFAAEVARAAIDAVPSDNTRLVGDVSAFASE comes from the coding sequence GTGACCGACGTTCTTCCCGCAGGTTCCCTCGACGGCAAGGTCGCGCTCGTCACGGGCTCGTCCCGCGGCATCGGCGCCGACACCGTTCGGTATCTGGCGGAGGCCGGTGCGGACGTCGTGATCAACTTCCGCAACAAGGCTCCTCGCGCGCAGAAGCTCGCGACGGAACTGCGCGCCCTGGGTCGGCGCGTGCTCGTCGTCGGCGCCGATCTCACGGACCCGTCGTCGGTCGCCGAGATGTTCGATGCGGTCACAGCCGAATTCGGCCGCCTCGACGTGCTGGTGCTCAATGCTTCAGGCGGCATGGAGTCGGGGATGGCGGCCGACTACGCGCTCACCCTCAACCGCGACGCGCAGCTGAGCGTTCTCGACGCGGCGACTCCGCTGCTGGGCGACGGTGCACGCGTCGTGTTCGTCACCAGCCACCAGGCGCACTTCATCCGCACGACGCCCACGATGCCGGAGTACGAGCCCGTCGCCCTCTCGAAGCGCGCGGGCGAGGACGCCCTGCGCGAGCGCATCCCCGCACTCGCCGACAGGGGTGTGGGCTTCACCGTCGTGTCCGGGGACATGATCGAGGGCACCATCACCGCGACGCTGCTGGAGCGGGCCAACCCCGGGGCGATCGCCGAGCGCCGTGAATCGGCCGGCAAGCTGTACAACGTGTCGGAGTTCGCGGCCGAGGTGGCTCGTGCCGCGATCGATGCCGTGCCGTCGGACAACACCCGTCTCGTCGGAGATGTGAGCGCATTCGCCTCCGAGTGA
- the tatC gene encoding twin-arginine translocase subunit TatC, giving the protein MSLGAHLVELRKRLFIAAGALVVGMIVAFIVTEPIIELLSVPIRTIAAEAGREYTGLNFTTVTSGFDLRMRIAFAIGLLISAPVWLWQVWAFVMPGLTKKETQYTWGFLGAAVPLFFGGCTVAFFVLPHVIEIMAGFVPKGMAQFFDYAIYYDFVFKFLLVLGIAFVLPVFLVALNLAGIVSGRDILKGWRVAILVCTVFAAVTTPPADVFSMLLLMGSMIVLYFAATLISMLFDRRKRKRDEAAGITPVTA; this is encoded by the coding sequence ATGTCTCTCGGCGCGCATCTGGTCGAACTGCGCAAGCGACTGTTCATCGCGGCCGGTGCGCTCGTGGTCGGCATGATCGTCGCCTTCATCGTGACCGAGCCGATCATCGAGTTGCTCTCCGTGCCCATCCGGACGATCGCCGCTGAGGCGGGCCGAGAGTACACGGGATTGAACTTCACCACCGTGACGAGCGGTTTCGACCTCCGTATGCGCATCGCGTTCGCGATCGGCCTCCTGATCTCCGCCCCGGTCTGGCTGTGGCAGGTCTGGGCTTTCGTGATGCCCGGCCTCACGAAGAAGGAGACCCAGTACACCTGGGGCTTTCTCGGAGCCGCCGTTCCGCTGTTCTTCGGTGGATGCACGGTCGCGTTCTTCGTGCTCCCGCACGTGATCGAGATCATGGCCGGCTTCGTGCCCAAGGGCATGGCGCAGTTCTTCGACTACGCCATCTACTACGACTTCGTCTTCAAGTTCCTGCTGGTGCTCGGCATCGCCTTCGTCCTCCCCGTGTTCCTCGTCGCGCTGAACCTCGCCGGCATCGTCTCCGGCCGCGACATCCTCAAGGGCTGGCGTGTCGCGATCCTGGTCTGCACGGTGTTCGCCGCGGTGACCACGCCTCCGGCGGACGTGTTCTCGATGCTGCTGCTGATGGGATCCATGATCGTGCTGTACTTCGCCGCGACGCTGATCTCGATGCTGTTCGACCGGCGCAAACGCAAGCGCGATGAGGCCGCAGGCATCACGCCCGTGACCGCATGA
- a CDS encoding NfeD family protein, with translation MDNFATSVEFIDQWAWIGWLILIAVFLVIEMLTLDFTFLMLSFGAAIGLVTDLVGLPIWVQVIIAAGAAALFILLLRPPLLKRLRRGEDPTKSNVDALLDLRGFALHDITQISGQVKLSNGDTWTARAAGPVPIPQGSPIAVIAINGATATVRPVNE, from the coding sequence ATGGACAACTTCGCGACATCCGTCGAGTTCATCGACCAGTGGGCGTGGATCGGCTGGCTGATCCTCATCGCCGTCTTCCTCGTGATCGAGATGCTGACGCTCGACTTCACCTTCCTGATGCTGAGCTTCGGTGCCGCCATCGGACTGGTGACCGACCTCGTCGGTCTGCCGATCTGGGTGCAGGTGATCATCGCCGCCGGAGCGGCAGCGCTGTTCATCCTCCTTCTGCGGCCGCCTCTGCTGAAGCGGCTGCGGCGCGGCGAGGATCCGACGAAATCGAACGTCGACGCCCTGCTCGACCTCCGCGGCTTCGCGCTGCACGACATCACTCAGATCTCCGGGCAGGTCAAGCTCAGCAACGGCGACACGTGGACCGCACGCGCCGCCGGCCCGGTCCCCATTCCGCAGGGCTCCCCGATCGCCGTCATCGCGATCAACGGGGCGACCGCGACCGTCCGCCCCGTCAACGAGTAG
- a CDS encoding glycerophosphodiester phosphodiesterase family protein encodes MTHPYLEKARHPRVLAHRGLITAAGEDSGVWDNSAAAFAAAHAAGAEYIETDCQVTSDGDVVLFHDATLLRLAGDPRAVQDVRTRELARILAEHGGLLTVADALDSFPTTRFNIDVKTDAAVDALGPILLNHTHRVLVTSFSDARRRATVAAVLRAGAALRPATSAGSGTIAAVRSLSALRLSPSRVLRDLDALQIPERHRGVRILTPALLRAARRHGVEVHVWTVNDRADMRRLIDAGVDGLVSDRADVALDVVGD; translated from the coding sequence GTGACGCACCCGTATCTCGAGAAGGCGCGACACCCCCGAGTCCTCGCTCACCGCGGTCTGATCACCGCGGCGGGTGAGGACTCCGGCGTGTGGGACAACTCCGCGGCCGCCTTCGCCGCGGCGCATGCCGCAGGGGCCGAATACATCGAGACCGACTGCCAGGTCACCTCCGACGGCGATGTCGTGCTCTTCCACGATGCGACCCTGCTGCGACTCGCCGGTGACCCTCGTGCCGTCCAGGACGTGCGGACGCGCGAACTGGCGCGGATACTCGCGGAGCACGGCGGACTGCTCACCGTCGCGGACGCCCTGGACTCCTTCCCCACCACTCGGTTCAACATCGACGTCAAGACCGACGCCGCGGTGGACGCCCTGGGGCCGATCCTCCTGAACCACACGCACCGAGTGCTCGTGACGAGCTTCTCGGATGCGCGTCGTCGAGCCACGGTCGCCGCAGTGCTTCGCGCGGGTGCGGCGCTGCGTCCCGCGACGTCTGCGGGCAGCGGGACAATCGCCGCGGTGCGGTCGCTCTCCGCGCTCCGCCTCTCCCCTTCCCGGGTGCTCCGCGACCTCGATGCGCTGCAGATTCCCGAGCGCCACCGTGGTGTTCGCATCCTCACCCCCGCCCTGTTGCGCGCCGCACGACGTCACGGCGTCGAGGTGCACGTCTGGACCGTGAATGACCGGGCAGACATGCGACGGCTCATCGACGCAGGCGTCGACGGGCTGGTCTCGGATCGTGCAGACGTCGCCCTCGACGTCGTCGGCGACTGA
- the lnt gene encoding apolipoprotein N-acyltransferase, which yields MSDLPARQRPLLPLSLALPASAAAALLMDLSYPDAAVWAFAFPATALLLVSLIGRRAGGALLVGAVYGILFFALLVSWTSRYLGPIPWGALSVLEGMLTAAALILIALAYRWIPRVSSRPAVRLLMLPAVVAALWVGRELFVGTWPYGGFPWARLGMTQAESPLAPVTSWVGVSGLSFLMVFLVAMLIEMVRLRVWRRPTALIAPVVVVVVLLLTPLFPTADSGSMRIAAVQGNGPSGYFDQREQYSIIQAQTDATEPLYGEDVDLLVWPEGSLDRDPFRSDTLARRMSLVATRIGAPLLANAPTERTGLYYNTSMLWQQDGTAEQIHDKRHPVPFGEYVPDRPFYNALAPDLIGLIQRDYTPGSNSPVIDVDGVAVGLAICFDVIYDDVIYDDLAQGAEVLVLQTNNADFRGTDENLQQLAFARMRAIETGRSVVNISTVGTSQVIRPDGSTVSSLDAGKAGALLEDVELRSGLTAGVVLGPWIQQVLLWGGIGALLFGWLRARRP from the coding sequence ATGAGCGATCTCCCCGCGCGACAGCGCCCTCTGCTGCCCCTTTCCCTGGCTCTTCCGGCGTCCGCGGCGGCAGCGCTCCTGATGGATCTCTCCTACCCGGATGCGGCGGTGTGGGCGTTCGCATTCCCCGCCACCGCATTGCTTCTCGTCTCCCTCATCGGTCGACGGGCCGGGGGAGCGCTGCTGGTCGGCGCCGTGTACGGCATCCTCTTCTTCGCCCTGCTCGTGTCATGGACCTCTCGCTATCTCGGTCCGATCCCGTGGGGTGCGCTGAGCGTGCTCGAGGGGATGCTGACCGCCGCGGCACTCATCCTGATCGCCCTCGCCTACCGCTGGATACCGCGGGTGTCCTCCAGGCCGGCTGTGCGGCTGCTGATGCTCCCCGCGGTCGTCGCAGCCCTATGGGTCGGTCGCGAGCTGTTCGTCGGAACCTGGCCCTACGGCGGCTTCCCCTGGGCGCGTCTGGGGATGACCCAGGCAGAGAGTCCGCTGGCGCCGGTCACGTCATGGGTCGGTGTGAGCGGACTGAGCTTCCTGATGGTGTTCCTGGTCGCGATGCTCATCGAGATGGTGCGCCTGCGGGTGTGGAGGCGTCCGACGGCTCTGATCGCTCCGGTGGTCGTCGTGGTCGTGCTGCTTCTCACACCGCTCTTCCCCACAGCCGACAGCGGGTCGATGCGCATCGCCGCCGTGCAGGGCAACGGCCCCAGCGGTTACTTCGATCAGCGAGAACAGTACTCGATCATCCAGGCGCAGACGGACGCGACCGAGCCGCTGTACGGCGAGGATGTCGATCTGCTGGTCTGGCCGGAGGGTTCACTGGACCGCGATCCGTTCCGCTCGGACACGCTCGCACGGAGGATGTCTCTGGTCGCGACTCGGATCGGCGCCCCGTTGCTCGCCAACGCGCCCACCGAGCGCACGGGCCTCTACTACAACACGTCGATGCTGTGGCAGCAGGACGGCACCGCCGAGCAGATCCACGACAAACGCCACCCGGTCCCTTTCGGCGAGTATGTGCCTGACCGCCCGTTCTACAACGCCCTCGCCCCCGACCTGATCGGTCTGATCCAGCGGGACTACACGCCCGGGTCCAATTCTCCGGTGATCGACGTCGACGGCGTGGCCGTGGGCCTCGCGATCTGCTTCGACGTCATCTACGACGACGTGATCTACGACGACCTCGCGCAGGGCGCGGAGGTGCTCGTCCTGCAGACGAACAACGCCGACTTCCGCGGTACGGATGAGAATCTGCAACAGCTGGCCTTCGCGCGCATGCGGGCGATCGAGACGGGGCGCAGTGTCGTCAACATCTCGACGGTGGGCACGAGCCAGGTGATCCGCCCGGACGGCTCCACCGTGTCGAGTCTGGATGCAGGAAAGGCCGGAGCGCTGCTCGAGGATGTCGAGCTGCGTTCCGGCCTGACGGCTGGTGTGGTCCTGGGACCGTGGATCCAGCAGGTGCTGCTGTGGGGCGGGATCGGCGCGCTGCTGTTCGGGTGGCTGCGCGCCCGGCGCCCCTAG
- a CDS encoding DEAD/DEAH box helicase produces the protein MSSPSERYAAARQAAGHPATVAFAARQRFDLDPFQIEGCHALEDGSSVLVAAPTGAGKTIVGEFAIHLAMQTPRDKAFYTTPMKALSNQKFRELVEVYGADDVGLLTGDTNINGNARIVVMTTEVLRNMIYADSAALRDLRYVVMDEVHYLADRFRGAVWEEVIIHLPAHVRLVSLSATVSNAEEFGDWLDTVRGDTEVVVSEIRPVPLEQHVLVRDDLLPLFDDRAGIATAQVNQELMRIRSFTGSNYDNNRDAQSYRSNRHAGRQAQRPPRGGRRPVRAANVRRIERMDRPDVIRLLERSNLLPAIFFIFSRVGCDAAVQQVRRSGVRLTTAEERVEIRAIVEERTRSLQDEDLGVLGYWEWLDNLERGVASHHAGLLPAFKEVVEDLFKRKLVKVVFATETLALGINMPARTVVLEKMEKFNGEARVAITSGEYTQLTGRAGRRGIDVEGHAVVQWTEGMDPQAVAALASRRTYPLNSSFRPTYNMAVNLIDLFGKVRARQILESSFAQFQADRAVVGLARQVREAEESLEGYRSAMVCEHGDFLDYASIRRELSDLEKKNRQDANAPRASRDKRMKQIQSLRTRMQRHGCHGCPDREAHARWAERYWKLKRQTDRTRRQIETRTGTVARVFDRVVEVLETLDYLQRDQDDVTTLMDAGRTMRRIYGERDLLVAESLRQGLWNTLDAPSLAAMACCLVYEPRRDEANAGERDLPRGAFRTAYEKTTTLWAELDDLEKDHHLPGSEPLAAGLAGAMHSWARGGTLDRVLVDADMAAGDFVRWAKQTIDLLDQLSIVAEDGALARTARAALDGVRRGIVAYSSM, from the coding sequence ATGAGCTCTCCCTCGGAGCGATACGCGGCGGCGCGGCAGGCTGCCGGACACCCGGCGACGGTGGCGTTCGCCGCCCGGCAGAGGTTCGATCTCGACCCGTTCCAGATCGAAGGGTGCCACGCACTCGAAGACGGCAGCAGCGTTCTCGTCGCTGCGCCGACGGGCGCCGGCAAGACCATCGTCGGCGAGTTCGCCATCCACCTCGCCATGCAGACGCCGCGCGACAAGGCGTTCTACACGACGCCGATGAAGGCGCTCTCGAACCAGAAGTTCCGCGAGCTCGTCGAGGTGTACGGCGCCGACGACGTCGGTCTGCTCACGGGGGACACCAACATCAACGGCAACGCGCGCATCGTCGTGATGACGACGGAGGTGCTGCGCAACATGATCTACGCGGACTCCGCCGCGCTGCGTGACCTGCGCTACGTCGTCATGGACGAAGTCCACTACCTCGCCGACCGGTTCCGAGGGGCGGTGTGGGAGGAGGTGATCATCCACCTCCCGGCGCATGTGCGCCTCGTCTCCCTGAGCGCCACCGTCTCGAACGCCGAGGAGTTCGGAGACTGGCTCGACACCGTGCGCGGCGACACCGAGGTCGTGGTCTCCGAGATCCGCCCCGTGCCTCTGGAGCAGCACGTCCTCGTCCGCGACGATCTGCTGCCGCTGTTCGACGACCGCGCGGGCATCGCCACGGCGCAGGTGAATCAGGAACTGATGCGCATCCGCTCGTTCACCGGGTCGAACTACGACAACAACCGCGATGCGCAGTCGTATCGCAGCAACAGGCACGCCGGCCGACAGGCGCAGCGCCCTCCCCGCGGCGGACGCCGTCCCGTGCGCGCGGCGAACGTGCGCCGCATCGAGCGGATGGATCGTCCCGACGTCATCCGCCTGCTCGAGCGCTCCAACCTCCTGCCCGCGATCTTCTTCATCTTCAGCCGCGTCGGCTGCGATGCGGCCGTGCAGCAGGTGCGTCGATCGGGGGTCCGCCTGACGACGGCCGAGGAGCGCGTCGAGATCCGGGCCATCGTCGAAGAGCGCACCCGGTCGCTGCAGGACGAAGATCTCGGCGTCCTCGGATACTGGGAGTGGCTGGACAACCTCGAACGCGGTGTCGCCTCGCATCATGCCGGCCTGCTCCCCGCCTTCAAGGAGGTCGTCGAAGACCTCTTCAAGCGCAAACTCGTGAAGGTCGTCTTCGCGACGGAGACCCTCGCGCTCGGCATCAACATGCCGGCACGCACCGTGGTCCTCGAGAAGATGGAGAAGTTCAACGGCGAAGCGCGCGTCGCCATCACTTCGGGTGAGTACACCCAGCTCACCGGGCGCGCCGGCAGACGCGGCATCGACGTCGAAGGTCACGCTGTCGTGCAGTGGACCGAGGGCATGGATCCGCAGGCGGTCGCGGCGCTCGCCTCACGCCGCACGTATCCGCTGAACTCCAGCTTCCGGCCGACGTACAACATGGCCGTCAACCTGATCGACCTGTTCGGCAAGGTGCGCGCGCGCCAGATCCTGGAGTCGTCGTTCGCGCAGTTCCAGGCGGACCGTGCGGTGGTCGGCCTCGCCCGACAGGTCCGCGAAGCCGAGGAATCCCTTGAGGGATACCGGTCGGCGATGGTCTGCGAGCACGGCGACTTCCTCGACTACGCGTCGATCCGCCGTGAGCTGAGCGATCTCGAGAAGAAGAACCGCCAGGATGCGAACGCGCCGCGGGCGTCCCGCGACAAGCGCATGAAGCAGATCCAGAGCCTGCGCACCCGGATGCAGCGTCACGGCTGCCACGGGTGCCCCGATCGCGAGGCGCACGCGCGCTGGGCCGAACGCTACTGGAAGCTGAAGCGGCAGACCGACCGTACGCGTCGTCAGATCGAGACCAGGACGGGCACCGTCGCGCGGGTCTTCGACCGCGTCGTCGAGGTGCTCGAGACGCTGGACTACCTCCAGCGCGACCAGGACGACGTCACGACACTCATGGATGCCGGACGCACGATGCGCCGCATCTACGGGGAGCGCGACCTGCTCGTGGCGGAGTCGCTCCGCCAGGGCCTGTGGAACACGCTCGATGCGCCGTCACTCGCCGCCATGGCCTGCTGCCTCGTGTACGAGCCCCGGCGCGACGAGGCCAACGCGGGGGAGCGGGACCTTCCCCGCGGGGCCTTCCGCACCGCCTACGAGAAGACCACCACGCTCTGGGCCGAACTCGACGACCTCGAGAAGGACCACCACCTCCCGGGATCCGAGCCGCTCGCCGCCGGACTCGCCGGGGCCATGCATTCCTGGGCTCGTGGCGGGACGCTCGATCGCGTGCTCGTCGATGCGGACATGGCTGCCGGCGACTTCGTGCGCTGGGCGAAGCAGACCATCGATCTGCTCGACCAGCTCTCGATCGTGGCCGAGGACGGTGCCCTGGCGCGCACCGCCCGGGCCGCGCTCGATGGTGTCCGCAGGGGCATCGTCGCGTATTCCTCGATGTGA